The DNA segment GCGCGTCGACGCCGAGCGTCTCGACGTCGGCGACGACGGGCGTCGCCCCGGCCGACTCGACGTCGCTCGCATGTTCGGGATTGCGGACGATCGCGTCGACATCGTCGCCGCGTGCTGAGAGGAGCCGTTCGAGCTTGAGGGCGATCTTGCCGTGACCGCCGATGATCGCGATACGTGCCATGCGCCAACGCTAGCCCCGAGTGGCCTCGCCGCGGCAGAATGGGCCGCATGACGGCGGAACAGATCATCTGGTCGGTGCTCGCGTTGATCGGGGCGGTGGGCGGCATCGGGCTCGTCGCCGCGCTGTGGTCGCTCATCAAGGCGCCCAAGCAGTAGGCAGGATGCTCGCATGCCCGTCGTGAGCGCGGGCCTGCTGCTGTGGCGGCGCGCAGGCGAGGGCGGCGTCGAAGTCTTCCTCGCGCACCTCGGCGGCCCCTTCTGGGCGCGCAAGCACGAGGGCGCCTGGTCGATCCCCAAGGGCGAGTACGATCCCGCCGAAGAGGAGGCGTGGGATGCCGCGTGCCGCGAGTTCTTCGAGGAGATCGGCGTGCCGGCGCCCGGCGACGACCCCGAGGCATCCGAGCTCTCCGAGTCATCCGCCCCGCTCGACCTCGGCGAGTTCCGGTACTCGTCGGGGAAGCGCGTGCGCGTCTTCGCGGTCGAAGCGCCGGGGTTCGAGGTCGACGCGGTCGCGAGCAACCTGTTCGAGCTCGAGTGGCCGCCGCGATCGGGGCGGCGGCAGTGGTTCCCCGAGATCGACGACGCGAGGTGGATGCCTCTGGTCGACGCCGTCCCGTCGGTGTCTGTCGGTCAGCGCCCCGCGCTCGAGGCCCTCGCCGAGTGGACGCGACGCATGTGAACCCGCTATATGAGGCATCCTCAGTTCCTCGATAGGATGCGGCTACGCGTCACCGCCTGATCAGGGGAGCATCGATGGGCGAGCACCGGCGAGCGACCGCACGCACGATCGTCGCGGCAGGCATCGCCGTCCTTGCGATCTCCGCGGGCACCACTGCGATCCCGATGCTCCCGGTCTCCCCGGCCTCGGCACAGGCGACCGGGCCGATCTTCGTCGACGAGACCTTCATCGACGCCTCCGCGCCCGACTTCCTCGCGTACGGCTCGGCGTGCCTCACGGGCGCACCGACCGTCGCAGCGCTCGAACCCGGCGACCACGAGCTGACCGGATGCCCCGTGGAAGGCACCTCCCCCGGCGGCGTCGGCCCCGTCCCGCCCCGCGGGGACCCGGCGTTCGGGTACCTTCAGCTCACCGACAACGCACTCGATCAGGCGGGCGCCGTGCTGTTCGACTCCGCGATCCCGTCGACGACCGGCGTCGAGACGACCTTCGAGATCTGGCAGTACGGCAGCACGACCGACTTCCCGGCCGACGGCATCTCGTTCTTCCTCGTCGACGGCGAGGTCGACCTCGAAGCGCCGGGCGCGTTCGGCGGCAGCCTCGGATACGCGCAGAGCGACGACGGCGGCCCGACGATCAACCCGGGCGTCGCGGGCGGCTATCTCGGCATCGGGTTCGACACGCTCGGCAACTTCTTCGGCGACTGGGAGCAGCGCGGAAACGGATGCCCGCCCGAGGGGCAGTCCCCCGCGGGTACGGCGATCAACCCCGCGGTCGCCGGTCAGCGGGTCACGGTGCGCGGCCCGGGCGACGGCACCACCGGGTACTGCTTCCTCACCTCGACGACGTCGAACTTCACGACGACGCCGCCGTGGCCGACGACGCTCCCTGCCCCGCTGCAAGGCGACTTCGCGGGCTTCACGACGATTCCCCCGACACCTGCGAGCGCCGAAGCCGACCTCGTCTCGTCGCGGCGCACGGTCACGATCGTCATCACCCCCGCTCCCGATCCCGTCGTCACGATCTCGATGGACTTCGAAGACAGCGCCGGCAACGTCGAGGTACTGAGCTTTCCCGCCCCGCCCGACGTCCCCGCCACCTACAAGTTCGGCTTCGCAGCATCCACCGGCGACTGGAACAATGTGCACCTGCTGCGCCACGTGCGCGTGCAGGCGCTCGACCCGCTGCCCGCGCTGTCCCTCGTCAAGCGCGTCGGACTCGACCCGGCGACAGTCGAGGGCGAGGTCGGCAAGCTCGTCCCGTACGCGTTCGAGGTGACGAACACGGGCGGCACGTTGCTCGACGGCGTCGTCGTCGACGATCCGAAGATCGGCGTGATCACCTGTCCTGCGACGACCCTGGCACCGGGCGAGTCGACGGTCTGCACGGGGCAGTACGCCCTGACGCAGGCCGACCTCGACGCAGGCGAAGTGCTCAACACGGCGATCGCACGCGGCACCGGGCCGGCGGGCGAGGTCGAGTCGAACCCCTCCGAGGCCCGCGTCGAGATCACGAGGCCGATCCTTGCCGAGAGCGGGTCGGCGCCCGTCGTGCCGCTGGCGCTCGGGCTCGCGCTGCTCGCCCTCGGCGGGTGGGCGCTCGCGTCGGCCCGAGCACGTCGAGAACAATTCCGAAAAAGTTCCCGAACCCCGGAATGAAGTAGAAAGAACGATCGTTCTACCCACCAAGCAAGGTCGCAGACCAATCCAAGGAGCAGGAACCATGAACACCGACGACAGCACCGAGAAGGCCCCATCGTCCTCGTGCACGGACTCTGGATGACCCCAAAGAGCTGGGACACCTGGGCCGAGCGCTTCCGCGCCCGCGGCTACCAGGTCATCGTGCCCGGCTGGCCCGGCATCGACGACCGCAGCCCCGAAGACGTCCGCGAGCACCCCGAGTCGCTCAAGGGCATCGGCCTCAAGGAGATCGCCGACCACTACGAGCGCATCATCCGCGCCCTCCCCCGCAAGCCGATCATCATGGGCCACTCCTTCGGAGGCCTCATCACCCAGATGCTCGCCGACCGCGGCCTCGGCGTCGCCTACGTCGGCGTCGAACCCGGACAGCCCGCCGGCATCACGACCCTCCCGCTCTCGACCGTCTGGACGAGCACGCCGATCCTCTCGAACCCGTTCGGCAAGAACGGCGCGAAGCCCATTTCGAAGAGCCACTTCCACTTCACGTTCGGCAACGACCTCCCCGCTCCGAGTCCGACAAGATCTGGAAGGAGCAGGCCGTCAACTCCTACAACCGGGTCTTCTTCGAGGGCGTCGCGGGCGCGTTCAACGAGAAGGGCGGCGTCTCGCACGTCGACTACGACCGCGCCGACCGCGCGCCGCTGCTCATCATGACCGGGCAGATCGACCACGTCGTGCCGCCGGCCATCGGCAAGGCCATCGTCAAGAAGTACGAGCGGACCGGCAGCCCCGCCGTCGTCGAGTACAAGGAATGGCCCGGCCGCACCCACCGCATCGTCAGCCAGGACGGCTGGGAAGAGGTGGCCGACTACGCCATCGAGTGGGCCGAGACGCACCAGCAGAAGGCCGTCGCCAACGCCTGACGCTACCCCGCGCTCAGCACCTCGTCGACCCACGCGGGCACGAGCATGCTCGCGAGCCCGTGCCGCACCTCGTCGAAGAGGAGCGACACCTCGCTCTCGACGAGGTTGAGTTCGAGGGTCGCCGCCCCGCGTCCCGCGGCCGTGAGCACGAATCCCGCCGCGGGGTAGACGGCCCCGGACGTGCCGATCGCGACGAACCGGTCGGTCGCGGCGAGCGCGTCGTCGATGAGGTCGAGATCGTACGGCACCTCGCCGAACCACACGACGTCGGGCCGGAGCGCCGCGACCCAGCACTCAGGGCACGTGTCGTCGTCGGCGAGCGCACGCGACGGCTCGACGACCGAGCGGGCGCCGCAGGCGCGGCAGAGGGCGGTGCCGAGTCGGCCGTGCATGTGGACGACGCGCGTCGAGCCCGCGCGTTCGTGCAGGTCGTCGATGTTCTGGGTGACGACGAGGAGGTCGTCGCCGAGGTCCGCTTCGAGGCGCGCGAGCGCCAGGTGGGCGGCGTTCGGGACGGCGGATGCCACGCCCGCGCGCCGTGCGTCGTAGAACCGCTGCACGAGCCCGGGGTCACGGCGGAACCCCTCGGGCGTCGCGACGTCTTCGACGCGGTGGCCCTCCCAGAGGCCGCCCGCGTCGCGGAACGTCGGCACGCCGCTCTCGGCGGAGATGCCCGCCCCCGTCAGCACCGTGATGCGCACGCCCCCATTCTCGTACCCTTGACCCATGCCCTCGCACGAACCCGTCGACGCCCCTGCCCTGCACCCCGAGACCCTCGCCGTCACGCTCGGCCGCCCCGCCCACGAGCCTGGCGCGTCGATGAACGTGCCCGTGCACCTCACGTCGACGTACGTCGCCGACGGCGAGTTCGGGTACGGCCGGTTCGGCAACCCGTCGTGGACGGCGTTCGAGCAGACGCTCGCGGCGCTCGAGGGCGGCCCGGATGCCTCGTGCGTCGCCTTCGGCTCGGGAATGGCGGCGATCGCGGCGGTCCTCGACCTCGTGCCGACGGGCGGCGTCGTCGTGGCCCCGCGTCACTCGTACACGGGCACGGTCTCGCAGCTCGACGACCGGGCCGCGTCGGGGCGCCTCGGCGTGCGCTACGTCGACATCACCGATACGGCGGCCGTCGTCGCCGCGTGCGAGGGCGCGGCCATGCTGTGGTTCGAGTCGCCGACGAACCCCGCGCTCGAGCTCGCCGACATCCCCGCCCTCGTCGTGGGCGCGCACGCGCACGGCGCGCTCGTCGCGGTCGACAACACGTTCGCCACGCCACTGCTGCAGCGACCGCTCGAAAACGGCGCCGACCTCGTCGTGCACTCGGCGACCAAGTACATCTCGGGGCACTCCGACGTCGTGATGGGCGCGGTCGTGGCAGCCGACCCCGCCTTCACCGCGAAGCTCACCGCGACCCGCACGCTCACGGGCGCGATCCCGTCGGCCCTCGAGACGTTCCTCGCGCTCCGCGGCCTCCGCACGCTCGCGGTGCGGCTCGACCGCGCGCAGCTCAACGCGCAGGAGCTCGTGCGCCGGCTCGCCGGGCATCCCGCCCTCGAGGAGGTCCGCTACCCGGGCTTCGGCGCGATCGTCTCGATCGTCGTGCGCGGCGGCGCCGAGCCCGCCGAGCAGCTCGCGGCGTCGACGCGCCTGTGGGTACACGCGACGAGCCTCGGCGGCGTCGAATCGACCCTCGAGCGCCGTCGCCGGTGGGCGGCAGAGGCGCCGACCATCCCCGAGGGGCTCGTGCGGCTGTCGGTCGGCATCGAGCACGTCGACGACCTCGCCGCCGACCTGCTGCAGGCGCTCGACGCGCTCCGCTGAGTCTCAGCCCGAGCGCGTCAGCCCGCGTGTCCGTCGAAGACGAGCACGGGGATCGACCCGAACGGCGACGTCCTCACCCTGAGGTCACGTGCGTCGTCGGCGACGAACCCGGCCGCGGCGAGCGCCGCCGCCGTGTCGCGGTCCCAGTGGCAGCCGTGGTCGATGCGCTTCGTGAGGGGCGTCGCGATCCGCTGCACGAACCGCGTGAAGGTGCCGCGCGGTGCGGCGACGTGGTCGACGAACACGACACGCCCGCCCGGCACGAGCACACGCCTCACTTCGGCGAGCGCCGCGGGCACATCGGTCACGGAGCACAGCACGTAGGTGCCGACGACGGCGTCGACCGAGGCATCCGGCAGTGGGATGCGCTCGGCGACCGCGTCGAGCGGCGCCTGCTCGTGCCGCCATTCGCGCGCCCGCGTCGCGAGCTCGGCCCGCCGCGAGGCATCCGGTTCGAGGCCAGTCCATTCGACGTCGGGATGCCACGCGCCGAAGTTCTCGCCCTCGCCCGCGCCGATCTCGAGCACGCGCCCGCGCACGCGGCCGAGGAACTCGCGCTCGAGGTCGTCGAGCGCGTCGTCGTCGATGGGCGATGCCGGCATACCTCCATGGTGCCACCCCGCCTTCACCCGACGTCCAGCCTTCCTTCGGACGACCCCGCCTAGGCTGGAAGGCATGGTGATCGCCCTCGTCCGGCACGGACAGACCGACTGGAACTTCGAGTTCCGCATGCAGGGGCGCACCGACATCCCGCTCAACGACGCGGGTCGCGCGCAAGCGCGCGCCGCGGTGGAGCGGTTCGCGCCCGCCGGGTACGACCTCGTCGTGTCTTCGACGCTCGGGCGTGCCCGTGAGACCGCGTCGATCCTCGCCGAAGGCCTCGGTGTGCCCCTCGGCGACGCGTACGACGGGCTCGTCGAGCAGGAGTTCGGCGAGGCCGAGGGCCTGCTCGTGAGCGAGTTCCGCGAGCGCTGGCCGCACAGCGACATCCCGGGCGCCGAGCCGAACGCCCTCGTGGGCGCGCGCGGCGTCGCCGCCCTCGACGCCATCGCAGCCGAGTACGAAGGCCGGAAGGTGCTCGCGGTCGCGCACGGCACGCTCATCCGCCGCACGATCTCGGTCGTGACGGGCTACGCCGCCGACGCGTTCCCGCGGCTCGAGAACCTCGCCAGCTCGCGACTTGCCCACGAGCACCTCGCGTGGACGGCGCTCACGTTCGGCGACCGCCCGTTCGACCTCGTGCGCGCAGAACTCAACGCGCAAGCGGCCTGAGCCGCCCCGCCCTCACGCCGCTCCGCCCTCACGCCGCCCCGCCGAGCCCAGCACGGTCGGGCACCTGCATGGGCACGCCCGGCAGCCACTCCTCGACCTCGGGCCACGCGCGCCCCGTCGGCAGGCGCCTGAGCAGCCGCGCGAGCGACCCGTCGTCGGCGTCGTCCCACGGGATGACGCGCGACGGAGACGCGCCTGCGACGACGCCGAGCCACCAGTGCCGCCACGTCGGCGGCAGCGCCTCGGGGTGGATGACGACGTAGTAGTCGGGCACCGCGATGAGTCGCCGGCCGGCCGCCTCGACGGCGCGCGCGATCTCGAGTTCGAGTACTTCGAGCGTCGCCTGCTCATCGAAGAACTCGACCCACGCGCTCGCGACGTGCGCGAGCGGGTCGTGGTCGTGCACGAGGTAGGGCGTCGTCGCGCCGGCCGACCAGCGGGCGACGTCGGCGTCCGACGGCAGGGGGCGGCGCGAGGCATCCGCCGGTTCTTGCGCGCCCGCGGGATCATGGAAGCTCGCGGCGCGCACGTTTGCGTAGCGGTGCAGCGAACGGATCGCGGTCGGCGCTTCCTCGCCGACGACGACCAGCGTGGTGCTCGTCGATGGCTCCATTTCCGCAGTGTACGCCGAGAGTTAGGCTCGACCCATGAGCGACCTCCCCGTCTTCACGCTGAACGACCTCCTCTCCGAGCCGAGCTTCGTGCTCGACGACTTCACGAACGACGACGCCGTCGAACTCGGCCTCGTCGCGGTCGACGTGATCCGCGAGCGCGGCGCGAACCTCGCCGTCCGCATCCTGCGGGGCGACGACGAGGTGTTCCTCGCGAAACTCGGCTCGACGGGTCCCGGCAACGACCCGTGGCTCGCGGGCAAGGCCGCGACCGCCGCGCGGTTCAAGGAGCCCTCGCTCCTCGTGCGCCGCCGCCACGAAGACGCCGGCACGCCGTTCGGCGAGCGCCCCGACATCGACCACGACGTGTTCAAGGCGCACGGCGGCGCGGTGCCGATCATCGTCGACGACGCCGTCGTCGGCACGATCACGATGTCGGGCGAGCCCGACGTCGTCGACCACGACACGACGGTCGAGGCGATCCACCGGTTCCTGGCCCGCCGCGAGGCATCCGGAGCCTGACCTCCGCGGGCTCCGCGTGCGTCGCTTGCGATTCACCGTGCGTCCACCGTCCGACCCCCTGGCGGTCGCCGAGGCTCTTTAGCGTGCCGAGCGTTCGCCGGTTCCCACGTCCGCTCCCCTGTCTGCGGTCGGCCGTGCGGACCACGGAGGACTCGTGTCGAACCGCAAACTCATCCTCGCCGCGACGGGACTCGTCGCGGCCGCAGCGCTCGGACTCTCGGGCTGTGCGACGTCGGGCGAAGCCGCGTCGGACACCGACGCCGCCTCGGCCACCAGCCTCGCCGACTTCGGCGACCTCGCGGCCCTCGAGGCGGCCGCCAAGGCCGAGGGCAAGCTCAACGTCATCGCGCTCCCGCGCGACTGGGCGAACTACGGCGAGATCCTCGACCTGTTCGCGTCGAAGTACCCCGAGATCACGATCGAGGAGCAGTCGCCCGACGTGTCGAGCGCCGACGAGATCGCCGCCGCGAAGACGAACGAGGGCCTCGATACGGCGCCCGACGTGTTCGACATCGGCCTCACGGTCGCGCTGCAGAACACCGACGTGTTCGCGCCGTACCAGGTCGCGACGTGGGACGACATCCCCGACGCCCTCAAGGAGCCGAGCGGCCTCTTCGTCGGCGACTACGGCGGGTACATGTCGATCGGCTACGACTCGTCGAAGTTCGACGCGCCGAAGACCCTCGACGACCTCCTCGGCGCCGACTACAAGGGCTCGGTCGCGATCAACGGCGACCCGACGCAGGCGGGCGCGGCGTTCGCCGCCGTCGGCCTCGCGACGGTGCAGTCGGGCGGCGACCTCGACGACTTCCAGCCCGGCATCGACTTCTTCGGCGAGCTCCAGAAGGCGGGCAACCTGCTGAAGGTGGATGTCACGACCGCGACGGTCGCGTCGGGCGAGACCCCCGTCGTCTTCGACTGGGATTACCTGAACGCCGCCCACGTCGCCGACAACAAGAACTGGAAGACGGTCATCCTTCCGGGCACGGGCTACGCGGGCTACTACAACCAGGCCATCAACGCCGACGCGCCGCACCCGGCCGCCGCGCGGCTCTGGCAGGAGTTCCTCTACAGCGACGAGGTGCAGAATCTGTGGCTGAAGGGCGGCGCCCGCCCCGTGCGCGCCGACGCGATGGAAGCCGCCGGCACGATCGACGCGAAGCTGTTCGCGGCGCTCCCGGCCTCGCCCGACGACACCGTCGTGCCGACCGAGGCGCAGTCGACGGCCGCGGGCGACCTGCTCGGCAAGGAATGGGCTGCGGCGGTCGAGTAAGGTGACCGCCCCTGTCGCAACGCCCGCCGTCGCGGCGGCGCCGGAGGCTTCGGCCCCGGCGTCCCGCGGCGGCGGTCGCGCCTCCGGGTCCGCGGGCGGTCCTCGCACCGCCCGCGTGCCCGCGGCGCTCGGCCTCGTGCCGTTCGCCGTCTACGTGCTCGTCTTCCTCGCCCTGCCGACCGTGTTCGCCGTCGGCAGCGGGTTCTTCGACAAGTCGGGTGCGTTCACGCTCGACAACGTCGCGGCCCTCGGCGACCCCGTCATCCTGCGGACGTTCTGGAACTCGACGTGGCTGTCGCTCCTGACGGCCGCGGTCGGCGCGATCGTCGGCGCGCTCGTGTGCTGGGCGATGCTCGGCCTCGCCGAGTCGGGGCCGACGCGGCGCATCGTCGACGCGACGGCGGGGGTCTTCGCGCAGCTCGGCGGCGTCATCCTCGCGTTCATGTTCATCGCGACGATCGGCGTGCAGGGCATCCTGACCCTGTGGGTACAGGACGCGTTCGGTATCGAGCTCTATGCCGACGGCCCGTGGATCTACGAGGTGCCGGGCCTCATCCTCCCCTACGTCTACTTCCAGGTGCCGCTCATGGTCATCACGTTCATGCCCGCCCTCTCGGCGCTGAAGCCGCAGTGGGCCGAGGCGAACCTCACCCTCGGCGGCACGCGCGGCGGGTTCTGGCGCTACGTCGGCGTGCCGGTGCTGACGCCGTCGTTCCTCGCGAGCTTCCTGCTGCTGTTCGCGAACGCGTTCTCGTCGTATGCGACGGCCGCGGCGCTCGCGAGCCAGGGCGCGCAGATCGTGCCGCTACAGATCCGCGGGGCGCTCTCGAGCGAGACGGTGCTCGGCCGCGAGAACCTCGCCGGCGCGCTCGCGCTCGGCATGATCGTCGTCGTCGCGCTCGTCATGTGGGGGTACTCGATCATCCAGCAGCGGGCGGCGAGGTGGCAGCGATGAGCGCGATCCGGATGTCTCGAGCCACCGTGTCTCGAGCTGCCGGCTCGCTCGCCCCCGGCACGGGCGCCCGCTGGGCGATCGGCATCCTCGTCGGCCTCTTCTTCGTCGTGCCGATCGGGGCGAGCCTCGCGTTCACGTTCCGCGACGTCGACGGCGGCTACTCGTTCGCCCACTGGGTCGGGCTCTTCGACCCCGCGAACGCGGCGAAGTACCGCCCGATCTGGACGGGCCTCGGCAACTCGTTCATCCTCGCGATCGTGACGGTCGCGATCGTGCTCGTCCTCCTCGCGCCGACGATGATCCTCGTGCACCTGCGCTTCCCGAAGCTCCGCCGAGTGTTCGAGTTCGTCGTGCTCCTGCCGATATCGATCCCCGCGATCGTGCTCGTCGTCGGCCTCGCGCCCATCTACCAGCAGATCGGGCGTGCGGTCGGCACGGGCGTCTGGACCCTTGCGTTCGTCTACGGCATCCTCGTACTGCCGTTCGCGTACCGCGCCATCCAAGCCTCGATCGACGCGACCGACCTCCGCACCCTCTCCGAGGCGGCGCGCACGCTCGGTGCGAGCTGGCCGTCGATCCTCGTGCGGGTGCTCGCGCCGAACCTGCGGCCGGGGCTGCTCGCGGCATCCCTCATCTCGGTCGCGGTCGTCTTCGGCGAGTTCACGATCGCCTCGCTCCTGAACCGTCAGAACCTGCAGACGGGCCTCTACCTCGTGAGCAAGCAGGATGCGTACGTGTCGGTCATCCTCTCGCTCGCGGCGCTCGCGTTCTCGTTCCTCCTCCTTCTCATCATCGGCCGCGCGGGCAGCGCGCCGAGAAAGCAGCGGTGACCCCATGTCGATCTCGATCGAAACCGCCGACAACTCGATCCTCGCCGCGCGCGGCGAGGGTTCGGCCGTCGCCTTCGAAGGCGTCGTCAAGGACTACGGCCAGAACCGGGTGCTCCACGGCCTCGACCTCTCGATCGAGCCGGGCGAGTTCGTCTCGCTCCTCGGCCCGTCGGGCTGCGGCAAGACGACGGCGCTGCGCGTGCTGGCCGGCCTCGAGCAGGCGAACGACGGCTTCGTGCGCATCGGCGGCACGGATGTCTCGGACGTGCCGACGAACAAGCGCGACCTCGGCATGGTGTTCCAGTCGTACTCGCTGTTCCCGCACCTCGACGTCGCCGGCAACACGGCGTTCGGGCTGCGCATGCGGAAAGTGGCGAAGGCCGAGGCATCCGACCGCGTGCGCGACGCGCTCGCCCTCGTGGGGCTCGACGGCTTCGCCGAACGCTACCCCCACCAGCTCTCGGGCGGGCAGCAGCAGCGCGTCGCGCTCGCGCGCGCCCTCGTGACCGAGCCGCGCGTGCTGCTTCTCGACGAGCCGCTGTCGGCGCTCGATGCGAAGGTGCGCGTGTCGCTCCGCGACGAGATCCGGCGCATCCAGTTGCGACTCGGCATCACGACCGTGTTCGTGACGCACGACCAGGAGGAGGCGCTCGCGGTGAGCGACCGCATCGCCGTCATGAACGCGGGCCGCATCGAGCAGTT comes from the Agromyces protaetiae genome and includes:
- a CDS encoding ABC transporter substrate-binding protein, whose product is MSNRKLILAATGLVAAAALGLSGCATSGEAASDTDAASATSLADFGDLAALEAAAKAEGKLNVIALPRDWANYGEILDLFASKYPEITIEEQSPDVSSADEIAAAKTNEGLDTAPDVFDIGLTVALQNTDVFAPYQVATWDDIPDALKEPSGLFVGDYGGYMSIGYDSSKFDAPKTLDDLLGADYKGSVAINGDPTQAGAAFAAVGLATVQSGGDLDDFQPGIDFFGELQKAGNLLKVDVTTATVASGETPVVFDWDYLNAAHVADNKNWKTVILPGTGYAGYYNQAINADAPHPAAARLWQEFLYSDEVQNLWLKGGARPVRADAMEAAGTIDAKLFAALPASPDDTVVPTEAQSTAAGDLLGKEWAAAVE
- a CDS encoding histidine phosphatase family protein, translated to MVIALVRHGQTDWNFEFRMQGRTDIPLNDAGRAQARAAVERFAPAGYDLVVSSTLGRARETASILAEGLGVPLGDAYDGLVEQEFGEAEGLLVSEFRERWPHSDIPGAEPNALVGARGVAALDAIAAEYEGRKVLAVAHGTLIRRTISVVTGYAADAFPRLENLASSRLAHEHLAWTALTFGDRPFDLVRAELNAQAA
- a CDS encoding ABC transporter permease: MTAPVATPAVAAAPEASAPASRGGGRASGSAGGPRTARVPAALGLVPFAVYVLVFLALPTVFAVGSGFFDKSGAFTLDNVAALGDPVILRTFWNSTWLSLLTAAVGAIVGALVCWAMLGLAESGPTRRIVDATAGVFAQLGGVILAFMFIATIGVQGILTLWVQDAFGIELYADGPWIYEVPGLILPYVYFQVPLMVITFMPALSALKPQWAEANLTLGGTRGGFWRYVGVPVLTPSFLASFLLLFANAFSSYATAAALASQGAQIVPLQIRGALSSETVLGRENLAGALALGMIVVVALVMWGYSIIQQRAARWQR
- a CDS encoding NAD-dependent deacylase → MRITVLTGAGISAESGVPTFRDAGGLWEGHRVEDVATPEGFRRDPGLVQRFYDARRAGVASAVPNAAHLALARLEADLGDDLLVVTQNIDDLHERAGSTRVVHMHGRLGTALCRACGARSVVEPSRALADDDTCPECWVAALRPDVVWFGEVPYDLDLIDDALAATDRFVAIGTSGAVYPAAGFVLTAAGRGAATLELNLVESEVSLLFDEVRHGLASMLVPAWVDEVLSAG
- a CDS encoding DUF7507 domain-containing protein, producing the protein MGEHRRATARTIVAAGIAVLAISAGTTAIPMLPVSPASAQATGPIFVDETFIDASAPDFLAYGSACLTGAPTVAALEPGDHELTGCPVEGTSPGGVGPVPPRGDPAFGYLQLTDNALDQAGAVLFDSAIPSTTGVETTFEIWQYGSTTDFPADGISFFLVDGEVDLEAPGAFGGSLGYAQSDDGGPTINPGVAGGYLGIGFDTLGNFFGDWEQRGNGCPPEGQSPAGTAINPAVAGQRVTVRGPGDGTTGYCFLTSTTSNFTTTPPWPTTLPAPLQGDFAGFTTIPPTPASAEADLVSSRRTVTIVITPAPDPVVTISMDFEDSAGNVEVLSFPAPPDVPATYKFGFAASTGDWNNVHLLRHVRVQALDPLPALSLVKRVGLDPATVEGEVGKLVPYAFEVTNTGGTLLDGVVVDDPKIGVITCPATTLAPGESTVCTGQYALTQADLDAGEVLNTAIARGTGPAGEVESNPSEARVEITRPILAESGSAPVVPLALGLALLALGGWALASARARREQFRKSSRTPE
- a CDS encoding trans-sulfuration enzyme family protein, with the translated sequence MPSHEPVDAPALHPETLAVTLGRPAHEPGASMNVPVHLTSTYVADGEFGYGRFGNPSWTAFEQTLAALEGGPDASCVAFGSGMAAIAAVLDLVPTGGVVVAPRHSYTGTVSQLDDRAASGRLGVRYVDITDTAAVVAACEGAAMLWFESPTNPALELADIPALVVGAHAHGALVAVDNTFATPLLQRPLENGADLVVHSATKYISGHSDVVMGAVVAADPAFTAKLTATRTLTGAIPSALETFLALRGLRTLAVRLDRAQLNAQELVRRLAGHPALEEVRYPGFGAIVSIVVRGGAEPAEQLAASTRLWVHATSLGGVESTLERRRRWAAEAPTIPEGLVRLSVGIEHVDDLAADLLQALDALR
- a CDS encoding NUDIX domain-containing protein; translated protein: MPVVSAGLLLWRRAGEGGVEVFLAHLGGPFWARKHEGAWSIPKGEYDPAEEEAWDAACREFFEEIGVPAPGDDPEASELSESSAPLDLGEFRYSSGKRVRVFAVEAPGFEVDAVASNLFELEWPPRSGRRQWFPEIDDARWMPLVDAVPSVSVGQRPALEALAEWTRRM
- a CDS encoding heme-degrading domain-containing protein codes for the protein MSDLPVFTLNDLLSEPSFVLDDFTNDDAVELGLVAVDVIRERGANLAVRILRGDDEVFLAKLGSTGPGNDPWLAGKAATAARFKEPSLLVRRRHEDAGTPFGERPDIDHDVFKAHGGAVPIIVDDAVVGTITMSGEPDVVDHDTTVEAIHRFLARREASGA
- a CDS encoding alpha/beta hydrolase — its product is MTPKSWDTWAERFRARGYQVIVPGWPGIDDRSPEDVREHPESLKGIGLKEIADHYERIIRALPRKPIIMGHSFGGLITQMLADRGLGVAYVGVEPGQPAGITTLPLSTVWTSTPILSNPFGKNGAKPISKSHFHFTFGNDLPAPSPTRSGRSRPSTPTTGSSSRASRARSTRRAASRTSTTTAPTARRCSS
- a CDS encoding class I SAM-dependent methyltransferase, translated to MPASPIDDDALDDLEREFLGRVRGRVLEIGAGEGENFGAWHPDVEWTGLEPDASRRAELATRAREWRHEQAPLDAVAERIPLPDASVDAVVGTYVLCSVTDVPAALAEVRRVLVPGGRVVFVDHVAAPRGTFTRFVQRIATPLTKRIDHGCHWDRDTAAALAAAGFVADDARDLRVRTSPFGSIPVLVFDGHAG
- a CDS encoding ABC transporter permease, with the translated sequence MSAIRMSRATVSRAAGSLAPGTGARWAIGILVGLFFVVPIGASLAFTFRDVDGGYSFAHWVGLFDPANAAKYRPIWTGLGNSFILAIVTVAIVLVLLAPTMILVHLRFPKLRRVFEFVVLLPISIPAIVLVVGLAPIYQQIGRAVGTGVWTLAFVYGILVLPFAYRAIQASIDATDLRTLSEAARTLGASWPSILVRVLAPNLRPGLLAASLISVAVVFGEFTIASLLNRQNLQTGLYLVSKQDAYVSVILSLAALAFSFLLLLIIGRAGSAPRKQR